From Prionailurus viverrinus isolate Anna chromosome B2, UM_Priviv_1.0, whole genome shotgun sequence, the proteins below share one genomic window:
- the BAG6 gene encoding large proline-rich protein BAG6 isoform X1, with the protein MEPSDTTSTTTSMEEPDSLEVLVKTLDSQTRTFIVGAQMNVKEFKEHIAASVSIPSEKQRLIYQGRVLQDDKKLQEYNVGGKVIHLVERAPPQTQLPSGASSGIGSASATHGGGPPPGTRGPGASVHDRNANSYVMVGTFNLPSDGSAVDVHINMEQAPIQSEPRVRLVMAQHMIRDIQTLLSRMECRGGPQAQHSQPPPQTPTVAPESVALSSQTSEPVESEVPSREPMEAEEVEERAPAQSPELTPSGPAPAGPTPAPETSAPNHPSPAEYVEVLQELQRLESRLQPFLQRYYEVLGAAATTDYNNNQEGREEDQRLINLVGESLRLLGNTFVALSDLRCNLACAPPRHLHVVRPMSHYTTPMVLQQAAIPIQINVGTTVTMTGNGTRPPPTSNAEAAPPGPGQASSLAPTSTTVESSTEGVPPPGPAPPPTTSHPRVIRISHQSVEPVVMMHMNIQDSGTQPGGVPSAPTGPLGPPGHGQTLGSTLIQLPSLPPEFMHAVAHQITHQAMVAAVASAAAGQQVPGFPTAPTRVVIARPTPPQARPSHPGGPPISGTLQGAGLGTNASLAQMVSGLVGQLLMQPVLVAQGTPGMAPPPAPATASASAGTTNTATTAGPAPGGPAQPPPPQPSAADLQFSQLLGNLLGPAGPGAGGPGMASPTITVAMPGVPAFLQGMTDFLQATQTAPPPPPPPPPPPPAPEQQTMPPPGSPSGGAGSPGGLGLESLSPEFFTSVVQGVLNSLLGSLGARAGSSESIAAFIQRLSGSSNIFEPGADGALGFFGALLSLLCQNFSMVDVVMLLHGHFQPLQRLQPQLRSFFHQHYLGGQEPTPGNIRTATHTLITGLEEYVRESFSLVQVQPGVDIIRTNLEFLQEQFNSIAAHVLHCTDSGFGARLLELCNQGLFECLALNLHCLGGQQMELAAVINGRIRRMSRGVNPSLVSWLTTMMGLRLQVVLEHMPVGPDAILRYVRRVGDPPQPLPEEPMEVQGSERTSPEPQRENASPAPGTTAEEAMSRGPPPAPEGGGSRDEQDGASAETEPWAAAVPPEWVPIIQQDIQSQRKVKPQPPLSDAYLSGMPAKRRKTMQGEGPQLLLSEAVSRAAKAAGARPLTSPESLSRDLEAPEVQESYRQQLRADIQKRLQEDPNYSPQRFPNAHRAFADDP; encoded by the exons ATGGAGCCCAGTGATACTACCAGTACCACTACCAGTATGGAGGAGCCTGACAGCCTGGAGGTGCTGGTGAAGACCTTGGACTCTCAGACTCGGACCTTTATTGTGGGGGCCCAG ATGAATGTAAAGGAATTTAAGGAGCACATCGCTGCCTCTGTCAGCATTCCCTCTGAGAAACAACGGCTCATCTATCAGGGACGAGTTCTGCAGGATGATAAGAAGCTCCAGGAATACA atgTTGGGGGAAAGGTTATTCACCTGGTGGAACGGGCTCCTCCTCAGACGCAGCTGCCTTCTGGGGCATCTTCTGGGATAGGGTCTGCCTCAGCCACCCATGGTGGGGGACCCCCGCCTGGTACTCGGGGGCCTGGGGCCTCTGTTCATGACCGGAATGCCAACAGCTATGTCATGGTTGGAACCTTCAATCTTCCT AGTGACGGCTCTGCTGTGGATGTTCACATCAACATGGAACAGGCCCCGATTCAG AGTGAGCCCCGAGTACGGCTGGTGATGGCTCAGCACATGATCAGAGATATACAGACCTTACTTTCCCGGATGGAG TGTCGAGGGGGACCCCAAGCACAGCACAGTCAGCCGCCCCCACAGACGCCAACCGTGGCCCCGGAGTCTGTAGCCTTGAGTTCTCAAACATCAGAACCAGTTGAAAGTGAAGTGCCTTCTCGGGAGCCCATGGAGGCCGAAGAAGTGGAGGAGCGtgccccagcccagagcccggagctcACCCCTTCCGGCCCAGCTCCAGCAGGCCCAACACCTGCCCCAGAGACCAGTGCACCCAA CCATCCTTCCCCTGCGGAGTATGTTGAAGTGCTCCAGGAGCTACAGCGGCTTGAGAGCCGCCTCCAGCCCTTCCTGCAGCGCTACTATGAGGTTCTGGGCGCTGCCGCCACCACGGACTACAACAACAAC CAAGAGGGCCGCGAAGAGGACCAGCGCTTGATCAACTTGGTGGGGGAGAGCCTACGGCTACTGGGCAACACTTTTGTGGCGCTGTCTGACCTGCGCTGCAACCTGGCCTGTGCGCCCCCACGACACCTGCATGTGGTCCGGCCCATGTCTCACTACACCACCCCCATGGTGCTCCAGCAGGCAGCCATTCCCATCCAG ATCAACGTGGGAACCACCGTGACCATGACGGGGAATGGGACTCGGCCCCCCCCAACTTCTAATGCGGAGGCAGCTCCCCCTGGTCCTGGGCAGGCCTCATCCCTGGCTCCCACTTCTACCACTGTCGAGTCCTCAACTGAGGGTGTTCCCCCACCAGGGCCGGCTCCCCCACCGACCACCAGCCACCCAAGGGTCATCCGGATTTCCCACCAGAGTGTGGAACCTGTAGTCATGATGCACATGAACATCCAAG ATTCTGGCACACAGCCCGGTGGAGTTCCGAGTGCTCCCACTGGCCCCCTAGGACCCCCTGGTCATGGCCAAACCCTGG GCTCCACCCTCATCcagctgccctccctgccccctgagTTCATGCACGCCGTCGCCCACCAGATCACTCATCAGGCCATGGTGGCAGCTGTTGCCTCCGCGGCCGCAG GACAGCAGGTGCCGGGTTTCCCGACAGCTCCGACCCGGGTGGTGATTGCTCGGCCCACCCCTCCACAGGCTCGGCCTTCCCATCCTGGGGGGCCCCCAATCTCGGGTACTCTA CAGGGCGCTGGACTAGGTACCAATGCCTCTTTGGCCCAGATGGTGAGCGGCCTCGTGGGGCAGCTTCTTATGCAGCCCGTTCTTGTGG CTCAGGGGACCCCAGGAATGGCaccacctccagcccctgccaCTGCTTCAGCCAGTGCAGGCACCACCAACACAGCAACCACAGCTGGTCCTGCCCCCGGGGGGCCCGCCCAGCCTCCACCCCCTCAACCCTCAGCGGCCGATCTTCAGTTCTCACAGCTCCTAGGGAACCTGCTGGGTCCTGCGGGGCCAGGGGCCGGAGGGCCTGGCATGGCTTCTCCCACCATCACCGTGGCAATGCCTGGTGTCCCTGCCTTTCTCCAGGGCATGACCGACTTTCTGCAG GCGACGCAGACGGCCCCtccgcccccaccaccacccccacccccacccccggccccagaGCAGCAGACCATGCCCCCACCAGGGTCCCCTTCTGGTGGCGCAGGGAGTCCTGGAGGCCTGGGTCTTGAGAGCCTTTCACCGGAGTTTTTTACCTCCGTGGTGCAGGGCGTGCTGAACTCCCTGCTGGGCTCCCTGGGGGCTCGGGCTGGCAGTAGTGAAAGTATTGCTGCTTTCATACAGCGCCTCAGTGGATCAAGCAACATCTTTGAGCCTGGGGCTGATGGGGCCCTCG gATTCTTTGGGGCCCTACTCTCTCTGCTGTGCCAGAACTTTTCCATGGTGGATGTGGTGATGCTTCTTCATGGGCATTTCCAGCCACTGCAGCGGCTCCAGCCCCAGCTGCGATCCTTTTTCCACCAGCACTACCTGGGTGGCCAAGAGCCCACACCTGGTAACATACGG ACGGCAACCCACACGTTGATCACAGGGCTGGAAGAGTACGTGCGGGAGAGTTTT TCTTTGGTGCAGGTTCAGCCAGGGGTGGACATCATCCGGACAAACCTGGAATTTCTCCAAGAGCAGTTCAATAGCATCGCTGCTCATGTGCTGCACTGCACAG ACAGTGGATTTGGGGCCCGCCTGCTTGAGTTGTGTAACCAGGGCCTGTTTGAATGCCTGGCCCTCAACCTGCACTGCTTGGGGGGACAGCAGATGGAGCTTGCCGCGGTCATCAATGGTCGAATT CGTCGCATGTCTCGTGGGGTGAACCCGTCCTTGGTGAGCTGGCTGACCACTATGATGGGACTGAGGCTTCAGGTGGTTTTGGAGCACATGCCCGTAGGCCCTGATGCCATTCTCAGATATGTTCGCAGGGTTGGTGATCCCCCCCAG CCACTTCCCGAGGAGCCAATGGAAGTTCAGGGATCAGAGAGAACTTCCCCTGAGCCTCAG CGGGAGAatgcttccccagcccctggaacaACAGCAGAAGAGGCCATGTCCCGAGGTCCGCCTCCTGCTCCTGAGGGCGGCGGCTCCCGTGACGAACAGGATGGAGCTTCAGCTGAGACAGAACCTTGGGCGGCCGCAGTCCCCCCA GAGTGGGTTCCGATTATCCAGCAGGACATTCAGAGCCAGCGGAAGGTAAAGCCGCAGCCTCCCCTGAGCGATGCCTACCTCAGTGGTATGCCTGCCAAGAGACGCAAG ACGATGCAGGGTGAGGGCCCCCAGCTGCTTCTCTCAGAGGCCGTGAGCCGGGCAGCTAAGGCAGCCGGAGCTCGGCCCCTGACGAGCCCCGAGAGCCTGAGCCGGGACCTGGAGGCACCAGAGGTTCAGGAGAGCTACAGGCAGCAG ctccgGGCTGATATACAAAAGCGACTGCAGGAAGACCCCAACTACAGCCCCCAGCGCTTCCCTAATGCCCACCGGGCCTTTGCTGATGATCCCTAG
- the BAG6 gene encoding large proline-rich protein BAG6 isoform X16, giving the protein MEPSDTTSTTTSMEEPDSLEVLVKTLDSQTRTFIVGAQMNVKEFKEHIAASVSIPSEKQRLIYQGRVLQDDKKLQEYNVGGKVIHLVERAPPQTQLPSGASSGIGSASATHGGGPPPGTRGPGASVHDRNANSYVMVGTFNLPSEPRVRLVMAQHMIRDIQTLLSRMECRGGPQAQHSQPPPQTPTVAPESVALSSQTSEPVESEVPSREPMEAEEVEERAPAQSPELTPSGPAPAGPTPAPETSAPNHPSPAEYVEVLQELQRLESRLQPFLQRYYEVLGAAATTDYNNNQEGREEDQRLINLVGESLRLLGNTFVALSDLRCNLACAPPRHLHVVRPMSHYTTPMVLQQAAIPIQINVGTTVTMTGNGTRPPPTSNAEAAPPGPGQASSLAPTSTTVESSTEGVPPPGPAPPPTTSHPRVIRISHQSVEPVVMMHMNIQDSGTQPGGVPSAPTGPLGPPGHGQTLGQQVPGFPTAPTRVVIARPTPPQARPSHPGGPPISGTLQGAGLGTNASLAQMVSGLVGQLLMQPVLVAQGTPGMAPPPAPATASASAGTTNTATTAGPAPGGPAQPPPPQPSAADLQFSQLLGNLLGPAGPGAGGPGMASPTITVAMPGVPAFLQGMTDFLQATQTAPPPPPPPPPPPPAPEQQTMPPPGSPSGGAGSPGGLGLESLSPEFFTSVVQGVLNSLLGSLGARAGSSESIAAFIQRLSGSSNIFEPGADGALGFFGALLSLLCQNFSMVDVVMLLHGHFQPLQRLQPQLRSFFHQHYLGGQEPTPGNIRTATHTLITGLEEYVRESFSLVQVQPGVDIIRTNLEFLQEQFNSIAAHVLHCTDSGFGARLLELCNQGLFECLALNLHCLGGQQMELAAVINGRIRRMSRGVNPSLVSWLTTMMGLRLQVVLEHMPVGPDAILRYVRRVGDPPQPLPEEPMEVQGSERTSPEPQRENASPAPGTTAEEAMSRGPPPAPEGGGSRDEQDGASAETEPWAAAVPPEWVPIIQQDIQSQRKVKPQPPLSDAYLSGMPAKRRKLRADIQKRLQEDPNYSPQRFPNAHRAFADDP; this is encoded by the exons ATGGAGCCCAGTGATACTACCAGTACCACTACCAGTATGGAGGAGCCTGACAGCCTGGAGGTGCTGGTGAAGACCTTGGACTCTCAGACTCGGACCTTTATTGTGGGGGCCCAG ATGAATGTAAAGGAATTTAAGGAGCACATCGCTGCCTCTGTCAGCATTCCCTCTGAGAAACAACGGCTCATCTATCAGGGACGAGTTCTGCAGGATGATAAGAAGCTCCAGGAATACA atgTTGGGGGAAAGGTTATTCACCTGGTGGAACGGGCTCCTCCTCAGACGCAGCTGCCTTCTGGGGCATCTTCTGGGATAGGGTCTGCCTCAGCCACCCATGGTGGGGGACCCCCGCCTGGTACTCGGGGGCCTGGGGCCTCTGTTCATGACCGGAATGCCAACAGCTATGTCATGGTTGGAACCTTCAATCTTCCT AGTGAGCCCCGAGTACGGCTGGTGATGGCTCAGCACATGATCAGAGATATACAGACCTTACTTTCCCGGATGGAG TGTCGAGGGGGACCCCAAGCACAGCACAGTCAGCCGCCCCCACAGACGCCAACCGTGGCCCCGGAGTCTGTAGCCTTGAGTTCTCAAACATCAGAACCAGTTGAAAGTGAAGTGCCTTCTCGGGAGCCCATGGAGGCCGAAGAAGTGGAGGAGCGtgccccagcccagagcccggagctcACCCCTTCCGGCCCAGCTCCAGCAGGCCCAACACCTGCCCCAGAGACCAGTGCACCCAA CCATCCTTCCCCTGCGGAGTATGTTGAAGTGCTCCAGGAGCTACAGCGGCTTGAGAGCCGCCTCCAGCCCTTCCTGCAGCGCTACTATGAGGTTCTGGGCGCTGCCGCCACCACGGACTACAACAACAAC CAAGAGGGCCGCGAAGAGGACCAGCGCTTGATCAACTTGGTGGGGGAGAGCCTACGGCTACTGGGCAACACTTTTGTGGCGCTGTCTGACCTGCGCTGCAACCTGGCCTGTGCGCCCCCACGACACCTGCATGTGGTCCGGCCCATGTCTCACTACACCACCCCCATGGTGCTCCAGCAGGCAGCCATTCCCATCCAG ATCAACGTGGGAACCACCGTGACCATGACGGGGAATGGGACTCGGCCCCCCCCAACTTCTAATGCGGAGGCAGCTCCCCCTGGTCCTGGGCAGGCCTCATCCCTGGCTCCCACTTCTACCACTGTCGAGTCCTCAACTGAGGGTGTTCCCCCACCAGGGCCGGCTCCCCCACCGACCACCAGCCACCCAAGGGTCATCCGGATTTCCCACCAGAGTGTGGAACCTGTAGTCATGATGCACATGAACATCCAAG ATTCTGGCACACAGCCCGGTGGAGTTCCGAGTGCTCCCACTGGCCCCCTAGGACCCCCTGGTCATGGCCAAACCCTGG GACAGCAGGTGCCGGGTTTCCCGACAGCTCCGACCCGGGTGGTGATTGCTCGGCCCACCCCTCCACAGGCTCGGCCTTCCCATCCTGGGGGGCCCCCAATCTCGGGTACTCTA CAGGGCGCTGGACTAGGTACCAATGCCTCTTTGGCCCAGATGGTGAGCGGCCTCGTGGGGCAGCTTCTTATGCAGCCCGTTCTTGTGG CTCAGGGGACCCCAGGAATGGCaccacctccagcccctgccaCTGCTTCAGCCAGTGCAGGCACCACCAACACAGCAACCACAGCTGGTCCTGCCCCCGGGGGGCCCGCCCAGCCTCCACCCCCTCAACCCTCAGCGGCCGATCTTCAGTTCTCACAGCTCCTAGGGAACCTGCTGGGTCCTGCGGGGCCAGGGGCCGGAGGGCCTGGCATGGCTTCTCCCACCATCACCGTGGCAATGCCTGGTGTCCCTGCCTTTCTCCAGGGCATGACCGACTTTCTGCAG GCGACGCAGACGGCCCCtccgcccccaccaccacccccacccccacccccggccccagaGCAGCAGACCATGCCCCCACCAGGGTCCCCTTCTGGTGGCGCAGGGAGTCCTGGAGGCCTGGGTCTTGAGAGCCTTTCACCGGAGTTTTTTACCTCCGTGGTGCAGGGCGTGCTGAACTCCCTGCTGGGCTCCCTGGGGGCTCGGGCTGGCAGTAGTGAAAGTATTGCTGCTTTCATACAGCGCCTCAGTGGATCAAGCAACATCTTTGAGCCTGGGGCTGATGGGGCCCTCG gATTCTTTGGGGCCCTACTCTCTCTGCTGTGCCAGAACTTTTCCATGGTGGATGTGGTGATGCTTCTTCATGGGCATTTCCAGCCACTGCAGCGGCTCCAGCCCCAGCTGCGATCCTTTTTCCACCAGCACTACCTGGGTGGCCAAGAGCCCACACCTGGTAACATACGG ACGGCAACCCACACGTTGATCACAGGGCTGGAAGAGTACGTGCGGGAGAGTTTT TCTTTGGTGCAGGTTCAGCCAGGGGTGGACATCATCCGGACAAACCTGGAATTTCTCCAAGAGCAGTTCAATAGCATCGCTGCTCATGTGCTGCACTGCACAG ACAGTGGATTTGGGGCCCGCCTGCTTGAGTTGTGTAACCAGGGCCTGTTTGAATGCCTGGCCCTCAACCTGCACTGCTTGGGGGGACAGCAGATGGAGCTTGCCGCGGTCATCAATGGTCGAATT CGTCGCATGTCTCGTGGGGTGAACCCGTCCTTGGTGAGCTGGCTGACCACTATGATGGGACTGAGGCTTCAGGTGGTTTTGGAGCACATGCCCGTAGGCCCTGATGCCATTCTCAGATATGTTCGCAGGGTTGGTGATCCCCCCCAG CCACTTCCCGAGGAGCCAATGGAAGTTCAGGGATCAGAGAGAACTTCCCCTGAGCCTCAG CGGGAGAatgcttccccagcccctggaacaACAGCAGAAGAGGCCATGTCCCGAGGTCCGCCTCCTGCTCCTGAGGGCGGCGGCTCCCGTGACGAACAGGATGGAGCTTCAGCTGAGACAGAACCTTGGGCGGCCGCAGTCCCCCCA GAGTGGGTTCCGATTATCCAGCAGGACATTCAGAGCCAGCGGAAGGTAAAGCCGCAGCCTCCCCTGAGCGATGCCTACCTCAGTGGTATGCCTGCCAAGAGACGCAAG ctccgGGCTGATATACAAAAGCGACTGCAGGAAGACCCCAACTACAGCCCCCAGCGCTTCCCTAATGCCCACCGGGCCTTTGCTGATGATCCCTAG
- the BAG6 gene encoding large proline-rich protein BAG6 isoform X10 gives MEPSDTTSTTTSMEEPDSLEVLVKTLDSQTRTFIVGAQMNVKEFKEHIAASVSIPSEKQRLIYQGRVLQDDKKLQEYNVGGKVIHLVERAPPQTQLPSGASSGIGSASATHGGGPPPGTRGPGASVHDRNANSYVMVGTFNLPSEPRVRLVMAQHMIRDIQTLLSRMECRGGPQAQHSQPPPQTPTVAPESVALSSQTSEPVESEVPSREPMEAEEVEERAPAQSPELTPSGPAPAGPTPAPETSAPNHPSPAEYVEVLQELQRLESRLQPFLQRYYEVLGAAATTDYNNNQEGREEDQRLINLVGESLRLLGNTFVALSDLRCNLACAPPRHLHVVRPMSHYTTPMVLQQAAIPIQINVGTTVTMTGNGTRPPPTSNAEAAPPGPGQASSLAPTSTTVESSTEGVPPPGPAPPPTTSHPRVIRISHQSVEPVVMMHMNIQDSGTQPGGVPSAPTGPLGPPGHGQTLGQQVPGFPTAPTRVVIARPTPPQARPSHPGGPPISGTLQGAGLGTNASLAQMVSGLVGQLLMQPVLVAQGTPGMAPPPAPATASASAGTTNTATTAGPAPGGPAQPPPPQPSAADLQFSQLLGNLLGPAGPGAGGPGMASPTITVAMPGVPAFLQGMTDFLQATQTAPPPPPPPPPPPPAPEQQTMPPPGSPSGGAGSPGGLGLESLSPEFFTSVVQGVLNSLLGSLGARAGSSESIAAFIQRLSGSSNIFEPGADGALGFFGALLSLLCQNFSMVDVVMLLHGHFQPLQRLQPQLRSFFHQHYLGGQEPTPGNIRTATHTLITGLEEYVRESFSLVQVQPGVDIIRTNLEFLQEQFNSIAAHVLHCTDSGFGARLLELCNQGLFECLALNLHCLGGQQMELAAVINGRIRRMSRGVNPSLVSWLTTMMGLRLQVVLEHMPVGPDAILRYVRRVGDPPQPLPEEPMEVQGSERTSPEPQRENASPAPGTTAEEAMSRGPPPAPEGGGSRDEQDGASAETEPWAAAVPPEWVPIIQQDIQSQRKVKPQPPLSDAYLSGMPAKRRKTMQGEGPQLLLSEAVSRAAKAAGARPLTSPESLSRDLEAPEVQESYRQQLRADIQKRLQEDPNYSPQRFPNAHRAFADDP, from the exons ATGGAGCCCAGTGATACTACCAGTACCACTACCAGTATGGAGGAGCCTGACAGCCTGGAGGTGCTGGTGAAGACCTTGGACTCTCAGACTCGGACCTTTATTGTGGGGGCCCAG ATGAATGTAAAGGAATTTAAGGAGCACATCGCTGCCTCTGTCAGCATTCCCTCTGAGAAACAACGGCTCATCTATCAGGGACGAGTTCTGCAGGATGATAAGAAGCTCCAGGAATACA atgTTGGGGGAAAGGTTATTCACCTGGTGGAACGGGCTCCTCCTCAGACGCAGCTGCCTTCTGGGGCATCTTCTGGGATAGGGTCTGCCTCAGCCACCCATGGTGGGGGACCCCCGCCTGGTACTCGGGGGCCTGGGGCCTCTGTTCATGACCGGAATGCCAACAGCTATGTCATGGTTGGAACCTTCAATCTTCCT AGTGAGCCCCGAGTACGGCTGGTGATGGCTCAGCACATGATCAGAGATATACAGACCTTACTTTCCCGGATGGAG TGTCGAGGGGGACCCCAAGCACAGCACAGTCAGCCGCCCCCACAGACGCCAACCGTGGCCCCGGAGTCTGTAGCCTTGAGTTCTCAAACATCAGAACCAGTTGAAAGTGAAGTGCCTTCTCGGGAGCCCATGGAGGCCGAAGAAGTGGAGGAGCGtgccccagcccagagcccggagctcACCCCTTCCGGCCCAGCTCCAGCAGGCCCAACACCTGCCCCAGAGACCAGTGCACCCAA CCATCCTTCCCCTGCGGAGTATGTTGAAGTGCTCCAGGAGCTACAGCGGCTTGAGAGCCGCCTCCAGCCCTTCCTGCAGCGCTACTATGAGGTTCTGGGCGCTGCCGCCACCACGGACTACAACAACAAC CAAGAGGGCCGCGAAGAGGACCAGCGCTTGATCAACTTGGTGGGGGAGAGCCTACGGCTACTGGGCAACACTTTTGTGGCGCTGTCTGACCTGCGCTGCAACCTGGCCTGTGCGCCCCCACGACACCTGCATGTGGTCCGGCCCATGTCTCACTACACCACCCCCATGGTGCTCCAGCAGGCAGCCATTCCCATCCAG ATCAACGTGGGAACCACCGTGACCATGACGGGGAATGGGACTCGGCCCCCCCCAACTTCTAATGCGGAGGCAGCTCCCCCTGGTCCTGGGCAGGCCTCATCCCTGGCTCCCACTTCTACCACTGTCGAGTCCTCAACTGAGGGTGTTCCCCCACCAGGGCCGGCTCCCCCACCGACCACCAGCCACCCAAGGGTCATCCGGATTTCCCACCAGAGTGTGGAACCTGTAGTCATGATGCACATGAACATCCAAG ATTCTGGCACACAGCCCGGTGGAGTTCCGAGTGCTCCCACTGGCCCCCTAGGACCCCCTGGTCATGGCCAAACCCTGG GACAGCAGGTGCCGGGTTTCCCGACAGCTCCGACCCGGGTGGTGATTGCTCGGCCCACCCCTCCACAGGCTCGGCCTTCCCATCCTGGGGGGCCCCCAATCTCGGGTACTCTA CAGGGCGCTGGACTAGGTACCAATGCCTCTTTGGCCCAGATGGTGAGCGGCCTCGTGGGGCAGCTTCTTATGCAGCCCGTTCTTGTGG CTCAGGGGACCCCAGGAATGGCaccacctccagcccctgccaCTGCTTCAGCCAGTGCAGGCACCACCAACACAGCAACCACAGCTGGTCCTGCCCCCGGGGGGCCCGCCCAGCCTCCACCCCCTCAACCCTCAGCGGCCGATCTTCAGTTCTCACAGCTCCTAGGGAACCTGCTGGGTCCTGCGGGGCCAGGGGCCGGAGGGCCTGGCATGGCTTCTCCCACCATCACCGTGGCAATGCCTGGTGTCCCTGCCTTTCTCCAGGGCATGACCGACTTTCTGCAG GCGACGCAGACGGCCCCtccgcccccaccaccacccccacccccacccccggccccagaGCAGCAGACCATGCCCCCACCAGGGTCCCCTTCTGGTGGCGCAGGGAGTCCTGGAGGCCTGGGTCTTGAGAGCCTTTCACCGGAGTTTTTTACCTCCGTGGTGCAGGGCGTGCTGAACTCCCTGCTGGGCTCCCTGGGGGCTCGGGCTGGCAGTAGTGAAAGTATTGCTGCTTTCATACAGCGCCTCAGTGGATCAAGCAACATCTTTGAGCCTGGGGCTGATGGGGCCCTCG gATTCTTTGGGGCCCTACTCTCTCTGCTGTGCCAGAACTTTTCCATGGTGGATGTGGTGATGCTTCTTCATGGGCATTTCCAGCCACTGCAGCGGCTCCAGCCCCAGCTGCGATCCTTTTTCCACCAGCACTACCTGGGTGGCCAAGAGCCCACACCTGGTAACATACGG ACGGCAACCCACACGTTGATCACAGGGCTGGAAGAGTACGTGCGGGAGAGTTTT TCTTTGGTGCAGGTTCAGCCAGGGGTGGACATCATCCGGACAAACCTGGAATTTCTCCAAGAGCAGTTCAATAGCATCGCTGCTCATGTGCTGCACTGCACAG ACAGTGGATTTGGGGCCCGCCTGCTTGAGTTGTGTAACCAGGGCCTGTTTGAATGCCTGGCCCTCAACCTGCACTGCTTGGGGGGACAGCAGATGGAGCTTGCCGCGGTCATCAATGGTCGAATT CGTCGCATGTCTCGTGGGGTGAACCCGTCCTTGGTGAGCTGGCTGACCACTATGATGGGACTGAGGCTTCAGGTGGTTTTGGAGCACATGCCCGTAGGCCCTGATGCCATTCTCAGATATGTTCGCAGGGTTGGTGATCCCCCCCAG CCACTTCCCGAGGAGCCAATGGAAGTTCAGGGATCAGAGAGAACTTCCCCTGAGCCTCAG CGGGAGAatgcttccccagcccctggaacaACAGCAGAAGAGGCCATGTCCCGAGGTCCGCCTCCTGCTCCTGAGGGCGGCGGCTCCCGTGACGAACAGGATGGAGCTTCAGCTGAGACAGAACCTTGGGCGGCCGCAGTCCCCCCA GAGTGGGTTCCGATTATCCAGCAGGACATTCAGAGCCAGCGGAAGGTAAAGCCGCAGCCTCCCCTGAGCGATGCCTACCTCAGTGGTATGCCTGCCAAGAGACGCAAG ACGATGCAGGGTGAGGGCCCCCAGCTGCTTCTCTCAGAGGCCGTGAGCCGGGCAGCTAAGGCAGCCGGAGCTCGGCCCCTGACGAGCCCCGAGAGCCTGAGCCGGGACCTGGAGGCACCAGAGGTTCAGGAGAGCTACAGGCAGCAG ctccgGGCTGATATACAAAAGCGACTGCAGGAAGACCCCAACTACAGCCCCCAGCGCTTCCCTAATGCCCACCGGGCCTTTGCTGATGATCCCTAG